The Brasilonema sennae CENA114 genome includes a region encoding these proteins:
- the rplP gene encoding 50S ribosomal protein L16, which produces MLSPRRTKFRKQQRGRMNGLAHRGSDLNFGDFGLQALEPAWITSRQIEASRRAMTRYIRRGGKIWIRIFPDKPVTMRPAETRMGSGKGSPEFWVAVVKPGRILFEIAGVSEEIAREAMRLAAFKLPIKTKFISRSQEQQQV; this is translated from the coding sequence ATGTTAAGTCCAAGAAGAACAAAATTCCGCAAACAACAACGCGGACGAATGAACGGTCTAGCCCATCGGGGTAGCGACCTGAACTTTGGGGATTTTGGTTTGCAAGCGTTGGAACCTGCTTGGATTACCTCTCGTCAAATAGAGGCTTCTCGTCGGGCAATGACTCGTTACATCCGCCGGGGTGGAAAAATCTGGATTCGGATTTTTCCTGATAAACCAGTGACTATGCGTCCTGCAGAAACCCGAATGGGTTCTGGTAAAGGTTCACCTGAGTTCTGGGTAGCAGTCGTAAAACCAGGACGAATTCTATTTGAAATTGCAGGCGTTTCCGAAGAAATTGCTCGCGAAGCAATGCGCTTGGCTGCTTTCAAATTACCCATCAAAACTAAGTTCATTTCACGCTCACAAGAGCAACAACAGGTGTAG
- the rplC gene encoding 50S ribosomal protein L3 has product MSVGIIGTKLGMTQVFDEAGVAIPVTVIQAGPCTITQVKTKQTDGYSAIQVGYGEVKPKALNKPLLGHLAKSSAPALRHLQEYRIDNSESEYTLGQQIKADIFSAGQTVDVIGTSIGRGFAGNQKRNNFGRGPMSHGSKNHRAPGSIGAGTTPGRVYPGKRMAGRLGGTRVTIRQLTVVRVDPERNLILIKGSVPGKPGNLVDIVPAKVVGKKS; this is encoded by the coding sequence GTGTCTGTAGGTATTATCGGCACCAAACTGGGTATGACCCAAGTATTTGACGAGGCAGGAGTTGCGATTCCTGTGACCGTCATTCAGGCGGGACCATGCACCATTACCCAGGTTAAAACAAAACAGACCGACGGTTACTCCGCCATCCAAGTAGGTTATGGCGAGGTTAAGCCAAAGGCGCTGAATAAACCATTGTTGGGGCATCTTGCCAAATCATCAGCCCCAGCATTGCGTCATTTGCAGGAGTATCGCATAGATAATAGCGAGAGTGAATATACTCTAGGTCAACAAATTAAAGCGGATATTTTTAGTGCAGGTCAAACCGTAGATGTGATCGGTACAAGTATTGGTCGCGGTTTTGCAGGTAACCAGAAACGTAACAACTTCGGTCGAGGACCGATGTCGCACGGATCTAAGAACCATAGAGCACCAGGTTCAATTGGTGCTGGTACAACTCCCGGTCGTGTTTATCCAGGTAAGCGGATGGCAGGACGTTTGGGTGGTACCCGCGTCACAATCCGCCAACTGACTGTGGTACGAGTAGATCCAGAACGTAACTTAATACTTATCAAGGGAAGTGTTCCTGGTAAGCCAGGTAACTTAGTAGATATTGTCCCAGCAAAAGTAGTTGGTAAAAAGTCATAA
- the rpsQ gene encoding 30S ribosomal protein S17, translated as MAVKERVGLVVSDKMQKTVVVAIENRAPHPKYGKIVVKTQRYKVHDEENQCKIGDRVRIQETRPLSKTKRWKVTEILTTKNS; from the coding sequence ATGGCAGTAAAAGAACGAGTAGGCTTAGTCGTAAGCGACAAAATGCAAAAAACGGTGGTAGTCGCCATCGAAAACCGCGCTCCTCATCCGAAATACGGCAAAATAGTCGTGAAAACCCAGCGCTATAAGGTGCACGATGAAGAAAATCAGTGCAAAATAGGCGATCGCGTTCGCATTCAGGAAACGCGACCCCTGAGTAAAACTAAGCGCTGGAAAGTCACAGAAATCCTGACTACCAAAAATAGCTAA
- the rpmC gene encoding 50S ribosomal protein L29: MPLPKISEAREFSDEQLGQEIVAVKKELFQLRLQQATRQLDKPHLFRHARHRLAQLMTVEGERKRASSSQQAKESN, from the coding sequence ATGCCTCTTCCCAAAATTTCAGAAGCAAGAGAATTCAGTGACGAACAACTGGGGCAGGAGATTGTCGCTGTTAAAAAAGAACTCTTTCAATTGCGCTTGCAACAAGCAACTAGACAGCTAGACAAACCTCATCTGTTTAGACACGCTCGCCACCGTCTGGCCCAACTAATGACTGTAGAAGGAGAACGCAAACGCGCTTCCTCAAGTCAACAAGCTAAAGAATCAAATTAG
- a CDS encoding ABC transporter permease → MVRSRSLPFGKNFKFSEFQTLIADSFTIFWGDWLELRTKLVQIISSGLISPLIYILAFGFGLGSSIKPGSGLSGDYNNYLEFILPGMVALSSMTVSFVGTTFSICGDRLFTKNFEELLLVPVHPLALHIGKMLAGVMRGLMTSLGVILVALVFTRNWNFLNPLFLLILVLSCAVFAGLGVIVGLNVKSLESVGLYNNFIIIPMSFLGATFFDPATLPTALKFVVYLLPLTYASIGLRAAACLPLSQFPWYCLPILLVMAIALSLWGAYVFSHQQD, encoded by the coding sequence GTGGTAAGGTCACGTTCACTGCCATTTGGCAAGAATTTCAAATTTTCAGAATTTCAAACTCTCATAGCGGATAGTTTCACTATCTTCTGGGGAGATTGGCTAGAATTGCGTACAAAGCTTGTACAAATTATTTCTTCAGGATTAATATCTCCACTGATATACATTTTAGCTTTTGGCTTTGGTTTGGGTAGCTCCATCAAACCTGGCTCAGGACTCAGTGGTGACTATAATAACTATTTAGAATTTATTTTGCCAGGAATGGTAGCACTGTCATCTATGACAGTCAGCTTTGTCGGGACGACTTTTTCCATCTGCGGAGATAGACTTTTTACCAAAAATTTCGAGGAATTGTTACTCGTCCCTGTGCATCCCCTCGCGCTGCATATAGGAAAAATGCTGGCGGGAGTGATGCGAGGGTTGATGACTTCACTGGGTGTTATTTTAGTAGCGCTGGTTTTTACAAGAAACTGGAATTTCCTCAATCCATTGTTTCTGCTGATATTGGTATTAAGTTGTGCAGTTTTTGCTGGTTTGGGAGTGATTGTAGGGTTAAATGTGAAATCTCTTGAATCCGTGGGACTCTATAACAACTTTATTATTATCCCGATGTCGTTCTTAGGAGCAACGTTTTTTGATCCAGCTACATTACCCACAGCCTTAAAATTCGTAGTTTACTTGTTACCCCTGACTTACGCCAGCATCGGACTACGTGCTGCAGCTTGTTTGCCATTGTCTCAGTTTCCTTGGTATTGCTTGCCAATTTTACTTGTGATGGCGATCGCCCTTTCTCTATGGGGTGCTTACGTTTTTTCTCATCAACAGGATTAG
- a CDS encoding DUF3172 domain-containing protein: MRRKSTGRTATTPKPSIFQSPMFNFTTMAILGGVFVLGIGIGIAFSSTATFSPDNVASREFIDTKAPNADICVQYGASAMVMDTRLFVTLNPFKVYVGQPSMRPGCVLRSSNMTILEQKKLITSEQLRECKNRLNNFAYAGDLNGDKPDISCTYENDDAKNFFINQPGATAPGIETQRF, translated from the coding sequence ATGAGACGAAAATCTACTGGTAGAACAGCTACCACTCCTAAACCTTCTATCTTCCAGTCTCCGATGTTTAATTTCACCACGATGGCAATCTTGGGAGGGGTGTTTGTATTGGGTATTGGGATTGGTATTGCTTTTAGCTCCACGGCTACGTTTAGTCCAGATAACGTAGCTAGCCGAGAATTTATTGATACCAAAGCACCGAATGCTGATATTTGCGTGCAGTATGGAGCCAGCGCTATGGTGATGGATACCAGACTGTTTGTGACTCTCAACCCTTTTAAAGTCTACGTTGGTCAGCCCAGTATGCGTCCTGGATGTGTTCTGCGTTCGAGTAACATGACAATTTTAGAACAAAAGAAGCTGATAACATCAGAGCAGCTCAGAGAATGCAAAAATCGTTTGAACAACTTTGCCTATGCGGGTGACTTGAACGGTGATAAACCTGACATTAGCTGCACTTACGAGAACGATGATGCGAAAAACTTCTTCATTAACCAACCAGGAGCAACAGCTCCAGGAATCGAAACTCAAAGATTCTAG
- the rpsC gene encoding 30S ribosomal protein S3 — protein sequence MGQKIHPVGFRLGVTQEHQSQWFADPSRYPELLQEDHKLREYIEQKLGRYAQNNAGISEVRIDRKADQIDLEVRTARPGVVVGRGGQGIESLRTGLQQLLGSNRQIRINVVEVQRVDADAYLISEYIAQQLERRVSFRRVVRQAIQRAQRAGIQGIKIQVSGRLNGAEIARTEWTREGRVPLHTLRADIDYAYCTAKTVYGILGIKVWVFKGEIIPGQEPTPLPPTNRGDRDRGDRDRGDRDRPSSRRQQRRRQQFEDRSNEG from the coding sequence GTGGGACAGAAGATACATCCAGTAGGTTTTCGCTTGGGAGTCACCCAAGAGCATCAATCCCAGTGGTTTGCTGACCCTAGCCGCTATCCAGAACTTCTACAAGAAGACCACAAACTTCGTGAGTATATAGAACAAAAACTGGGTAGATACGCACAAAACAACGCTGGAATATCTGAGGTACGGATTGACCGTAAAGCAGATCAAATTGATTTAGAGGTACGTACAGCTCGACCCGGCGTTGTCGTAGGTCGAGGCGGACAAGGGATTGAATCTCTACGTACTGGTCTCCAGCAATTATTGGGAAGCAATCGCCAAATTCGCATCAACGTTGTTGAAGTCCAACGAGTTGATGCCGATGCTTACCTCATTTCTGAATATATCGCTCAACAACTGGAACGCCGCGTTTCCTTCCGGCGGGTCGTACGGCAAGCCATTCAACGTGCACAACGGGCTGGGATACAAGGAATCAAAATTCAAGTCAGTGGACGGCTCAACGGCGCAGAAATCGCGCGGACAGAGTGGACTCGTGAAGGTCGAGTACCTTTACACACGTTACGAGCTGACATTGATTACGCGTACTGTACAGCAAAAACTGTTTACGGAATTCTCGGCATTAAAGTGTGGGTGTTTAAAGGAGAAATTATTCCTGGACAGGAACCAACTCCTCTGCCACCAACGAATCGCGGTGATCGTGACCGTGGTGATCGTGACCGTGGCGACCGCGATCGCCCTTCATCTCGCCGTCAACAACGCCGTCGTCAGCAATTTGAAGACCGCTCAAATGAAGGATAG
- a CDS encoding NAD(P)H-quinone oxidoreductase subunit N, whose protein sequence is MALITTGNALIRDLEKFGALGVYVPLEGGFEGRYRRRLRAAGYATLDLSAKGLGDVAAYLTTVHGVRPPHLGKKSTSTGAAVGYVYYVPPIVSSQLEQLPPKSKGLVLWIIEGQILSNQEIEFLTTLPSLEPRVKVVIERGGDRAFRWTPLQKTLLAS, encoded by the coding sequence ATGGCACTAATTACCACTGGCAACGCTTTAATTCGGGATCTGGAGAAATTTGGCGCACTTGGTGTTTACGTACCTCTAGAAGGAGGTTTTGAAGGTCGGTACAGACGCCGACTGCGTGCAGCAGGATATGCCACTTTGGATCTGAGTGCAAAGGGATTAGGCGATGTAGCTGCCTATCTCACAACAGTTCATGGTGTTAGACCTCCTCATCTTGGGAAAAAAAGTACTAGCACTGGTGCGGCAGTAGGTTATGTTTACTATGTACCGCCGATTGTTAGCTCTCAACTCGAACAGCTCCCACCCAAATCAAAGGGGTTGGTGTTGTGGATTATTGAAGGGCAAATTCTTTCCAATCAGGAAATTGAGTTCTTAACGACCTTACCCAGCTTGGAACCACGAGTGAAAGTGGTGATTGAAAGGGGTGGCGATCGCGCCTTCCGTTGGACGCCTTTACAAAAGACCCTTCTAGCTAGTTAG
- the rplB gene encoding 50S ribosomal protein L2, with translation MGTRSYRPYTPSTRQVTISDFSEITKTEPEKSLTVSKHRAKGRNNQGRITVRHRGGGHKRLYRIIDFKRDKRGIPAKVTAIEYDPNRNARIALVEYEDGEKRYIIQPNGLKVGTTIIAGPDSPIENGNALPLSNVPLGTSVHNVELKPGKGGQIVRSAGATAQVVAKEGSYVTLKLPSGEVRMIRRECYATIGQVGNLDARNLSAGKAGRTRWKGRRPQVRGSVMNPVDHPHGGGEGRAPIGRSGPVTPWGKPALGLKTRKPKKASSKFIVRRRRKSSKRGRGGRES, from the coding sequence ATGGGTACTCGTTCTTATCGCCCTTACACCCCCAGTACTCGCCAAGTTACGATTTCTGACTTCTCAGAAATAACTAAAACCGAGCCAGAAAAATCGCTTACCGTATCGAAGCATCGCGCCAAAGGTAGAAATAATCAAGGACGGATTACTGTTCGCCACAGAGGTGGTGGACACAAACGTCTCTATCGCATTATCGACTTTAAAAGAGATAAGCGTGGTATTCCCGCCAAAGTGACAGCTATTGAATACGACCCCAACCGCAACGCGCGGATTGCCCTTGTGGAATACGAAGACGGCGAAAAGCGTTACATTATTCAACCCAACGGTTTAAAAGTAGGGACAACAATTATCGCCGGTCCTGATTCTCCTATTGAAAATGGCAATGCTTTACCTTTGTCTAACGTTCCTTTGGGAACCAGCGTTCACAACGTGGAATTGAAACCTGGTAAGGGCGGTCAAATTGTTCGCTCAGCTGGTGCGACTGCTCAAGTTGTGGCAAAAGAAGGTAGCTACGTAACACTCAAGTTGCCTTCTGGAGAAGTCCGGATGATCCGTCGCGAGTGCTATGCCACTATAGGACAAGTTGGTAATCTGGACGCCAGAAACCTGAGCGCAGGTAAAGCAGGTAGAACTCGCTGGAAAGGTCGCCGTCCTCAAGTTAGAGGTAGTGTGATGAACCCAGTTGACCACCCACACGGTGGTGGTGAAGGTAGGGCCCCAATCGGTAGATCTGGACCTGTTACACCTTGGGGTAAACCTGCTTTGGGTCTGAAAACACGCAAACCCAAGAAAGCCAGTAGCAAGTTTATTGTGCGCCGTCGCCGCAAATCTTCTAAGCGCGGTCGTGGCGGTCGTGAGTCATAG
- a CDS encoding AMIN domain-containing protein encodes MNKQLKNKQFFLFCKYLFRVSLFALCTGVLYSKPPSVYSFDVGNSNSVAPLARLEDWRFYPEGSQLEISLSAAAQPRYFYLAQPSRIVIDLPGTKLGRIPTKQNFYGAIRSIRVSQLNADVTRIVMDLAPGIFMNPNQMQLQPVSRENPTRWVLRPSLTSNGTSLPGNFSSTTISPPLPSKTPGIYTPPQPPSNLAPSGYNNSPQPFSNSPLGVYNSPQPPSNLPPATYNDLPQVPGNPPSTTYNQQQVPDFRVPPPLTTQPTTNNFPQAPSVQVPPLAPNNSSQLPGSAFSPPSFPRQGSSYPNNNAPSLGTSNFPVPNLPTGSRSYPNSKVIEFGEPFPNSSR; translated from the coding sequence ATGAACAAGCAATTAAAGAATAAACAGTTTTTCTTATTTTGCAAGTATCTGTTTCGCGTTAGTTTGTTTGCTTTGTGTACAGGGGTGCTTTACAGTAAACCCCCTAGTGTCTATAGCTTTGATGTGGGCAATAGTAATAGCGTAGCCCCATTAGCGAGGCTTGAGGATTGGCGTTTTTACCCAGAAGGATCACAACTAGAAATTTCCCTCTCAGCAGCTGCACAACCTCGATACTTTTACCTTGCCCAACCGTCACGCATTGTTATAGATTTGCCTGGTACTAAATTAGGTAGAATTCCTACCAAACAAAATTTCTATGGAGCCATCCGAAGCATTCGCGTTTCTCAACTCAACGCAGATGTGACTCGTATTGTTATGGATTTAGCTCCAGGAATTTTCATGAATCCAAATCAAATGCAACTGCAACCCGTTTCTAGAGAAAACCCCACCCGTTGGGTTTTACGTCCTTCGCTCACCAGTAACGGTACCTCTTTACCTGGGAATTTTTCATCTACAACTATTTCCCCACCGCTACCAAGCAAAACACCGGGTATCTATACTCCCCCACAACCACCAAGCAACTTAGCACCTAGCGGATACAATAATTCCCCACAGCCGTTTAGTAACTCACCACTGGGTGTTTACAATTCTCCGCAACCTCCAAGCAACTTACCACCTGCGACATATAATGATCTTCCACAAGTTCCTGGCAACCCACCATCAACTACCTATAATCAACAACAAGTACCCGATTTTAGGGTACCGCCACCATTAACAACCCAACCTACAACAAATAACTTTCCACAAGCGCCATCTGTCCAAGTACCGCCTCTCGCGCCGAACAATTCCTCTCAACTCCCTGGTTCTGCTTTTAGCCCGCCCTCTTTTCCACGTCAAGGCAGTAGTTATCCGAACAATAACGCTCCTTCTTTGGGTACGTCGAATTTTCCAGTCCCAAATCTCCCCACTGGTTCACGCAGTTATCCTAATTCTAAAGTGATTGAGTTTGGTGAACCCTTTCCCAACTCTTCAAGATAA
- a CDS encoding 50S ribosomal protein L23 — protein sequence MTRFDPRNLPDLVRRPILTEKATVLMEQNKYTFEVTPKATKPQIRAAIEDLFEVKVEKVNTARPPRKKKRVGKFLGYKPQYKKAIVTVASGDVDKIRQVLFPEV from the coding sequence GTGACTAGATTTGACCCCCGGAACCTTCCTGACCTTGTGCGTCGCCCAATACTAACTGAAAAAGCGACTGTACTCATGGAGCAAAACAAATACACTTTTGAAGTAACTCCAAAAGCAACAAAGCCACAAATCAGAGCGGCGATTGAAGATTTATTTGAAGTAAAAGTTGAAAAAGTCAACACCGCAAGACCACCACGCAAAAAAAAGCGTGTTGGAAAATTTCTTGGTTACAAGCCCCAATATAAGAAAGCCATTGTTACAGTGGCGTCTGGGGATGTAGATAAGATTAGACAAGTTCTATTCCCAGAGGTTTAA
- the rplV gene encoding 50S ribosomal protein L22, whose protein sequence is MATDTTEVKAIARYVRMSPYKVRRVLDQIRGRSYREALIILEFMPYRSCEPVLKVLRSAAANAEHNAGLDRAELVITKAQADQGPVLKRFQPRAQGRAYQIRKPTCHITVAVAADAAAAK, encoded by the coding sequence ATGGCAACAGATACGACAGAAGTAAAAGCGATCGCCCGTTATGTACGTATGTCTCCTTATAAAGTGCGTCGCGTACTTGACCAAATTCGAGGACGTTCATATCGAGAAGCGCTGATTATCCTAGAATTCATGCCCTATCGCTCCTGCGAGCCAGTATTGAAGGTTCTCAGAAGCGCTGCAGCCAATGCTGAACACAACGCTGGGCTGGACAGAGCAGAGCTTGTGATTACTAAAGCTCAAGCGGATCAAGGTCCTGTGCTCAAACGGTTCCAACCAAGGGCGCAAGGTCGTGCTTACCAAATTCGCAAGCCGACGTGTCATATTACTGTGGCTGTCGCTGCTGATGCTGCCGCAGCTAAATAA
- the rplD gene encoding 50S ribosomal protein L4, producing MFECVVKNWQGEQVGQKTFDFKVAKEETASHVVHRALVRQMTNARQGTASTKTRSEVRGGGRKPWRQKGTGRARAGSIRSPLWRGGGVIFGPKPREYNLKMNRKERRLALRTAFASRIDDLIVVEEFSEEMQRPKTKELVGAIARWGSEPENKTLLILSERTDNVFLSARNVANLKLLGSDQLNVYDLLHADKIVVTASALEKIQEVYSD from the coding sequence ATGTTTGAGTGTGTAGTCAAAAATTGGCAAGGAGAACAAGTCGGACAAAAAACGTTCGACTTCAAGGTTGCCAAAGAAGAAACGGCATCTCATGTCGTGCATCGAGCTTTGGTAAGACAAATGACCAATGCTCGTCAAGGAACAGCTAGTACCAAAACCCGTTCTGAAGTCAGAGGTGGCGGTCGCAAACCCTGGCGGCAAAAAGGGACTGGTCGTGCGCGTGCTGGTTCTATTCGTTCACCGTTGTGGCGTGGTGGTGGTGTCATATTTGGACCAAAACCGCGAGAGTATAACCTCAAGATGAACCGCAAAGAGCGGCGTTTAGCTTTGCGAACAGCTTTTGCCAGTCGAATTGACGATTTGATTGTGGTGGAAGAATTTAGCGAGGAAATGCAGCGTCCCAAGACTAAAGAATTAGTGGGAGCGATCGCCCGTTGGGGTTCAGAACCAGAAAACAAAACCTTATTAATTTTGTCTGAACGTACAGACAACGTCTTTTTATCAGCTCGTAACGTCGCAAATCTAAAACTGCTTGGATCTGACCAGTTAAATGTTTACGATTTGCTGCACGCCGACAAGATTGTTGTTACAGCATCAGCCTTAGAAAAAATTCAGGAGGTCTACAGTGACTAG
- the rpsS gene encoding 30S ribosomal protein S19 has translation MGRSLKKGPFVADHLLTKIERLNDANKKEVIKTWSRASTILPLMVGHTIAVHNGRQHVPIFISDQMVGHKLGEFAPTRTYKGHARSDKKSGR, from the coding sequence ATGGGTCGCTCACTAAAAAAAGGTCCTTTTGTTGCCGATCATCTTCTCACAAAAATTGAAAGGCTAAATGACGCCAATAAAAAGGAAGTTATTAAAACTTGGTCACGGGCTTCGACAATTTTGCCCCTCATGGTAGGTCATACCATCGCAGTTCATAACGGACGCCAACACGTCCCGATTTTTATCAGTGACCAGATGGTAGGACATAAACTGGGTGAGTTCGCCCCCACGCGCACTTATAAGGGTCACGCCAGAAGTGACAAAAAATCAGGTAGATAG